In Fusobacterium perfoetens, the sequence AGAAGTCCAATAGAATATAGGAAATTTAAAGAAAAAAATGTTGATAATTAAATTGAGTACTTGACAGGGTACAGATCAGCTATACCGATAGCAAATAATAAACTTAAATTTGCGAAAACAGCGTTTCCTGCTGCGTTAATAAAAGCTAAATCTAGCATATCCTTAGAACCGAATCTTAATAATAATGCCGCCACTGGTAAAACTGCTATTGGTAACATTAAAGATTTACCTAATAGTTGTAACTTTGAAAAAATATTTGTCTCCTTCATAAAAACCCCCTACTTTTAATTATTTCATAGTTGAAATATTATATATAGTATATTTATACTACATTTTTCAAAATTTGTCAAACATTTTTTTCAACTTTGAAATAATAGAATTTTAACTTTTGTTTTATAAAAAGTTTAGTAGAAAAAAAATTTTTTTTGGTTTATAATATATGAAAAGATAATTTTTATTTTATAGGAGATATTTTGAACATTAAATTAGATTCGTTAAAAAAATTAAATAGAGGTCTTATTCTTTCTTCTCTGAAAAATAATAGTTTTACAAGAGTTGAGCTTCAAAAATATACAGGTCTTGCAGCTGGAACTTTATCTAATATTATGAAAGAGTTAGTAATGGAAAATATAATTTTAGAGACAGAAGAAAATAGTTCTAGCAGGGGAAGAAAAGGAACAAAACTATCAATAAACTATGATTATAAATATGTTATTGGGATAAAAATAAAAAGAGGGACTATGATAGGAAGTCTTAACTCTTTAGATGGTGTATCTTTAGAAAATATTACTTTAAATATACCAGATAAATCTCCAGAAACTATTGTTGATTTAATAGTAAAAATTTATAATCAGTTAAAAGGGGATAAATCTATTCTTGGATTAGGGATAGCTTTTCCGGGACAGATTGATTCTAATGAGGGAATTGTAACTTTTTCAGCTTTTTATAATTGGGAAAAAATAAAATTAAGAGAGCTTATTCAAAAAAAAATAGATTGTGCTGTCTTTATTGAAAACGACGTTAGAGCAATGGCATTATCAGAAAAAGATTTTATAGATTCTGATATAAAAAATATGATTTATATAAATATTGATAGAGGGGTTTCTTGTGGAATTATTTTTAATAACACTCTTCTTTTGGGAGATAACTTTGTAGCTGGTCAGTTAGGACATTCCTTTGTGGAGGATAATGGAAAAATCTGTAATTGTGGAAAAATTGGTTGTCTTGAAACTATTATGACAAATCCAAGAATGTTAGAAGAATATTTAGAAAAAACTAATCATAAGTTTTCTAATAATGAACATATTGGTTTTTCTTTTTTTGTGGAGAAAATAGAGGATAAAGATGAAGTAGCTTTAAAAATTCTTGATCATGCTATCCACTCTCTTGCTGTGGTTGTAGGAAATCTTTCTAATATTTTAAATATTTCTACAATAATCGTTGGGGGAGATGTTACAAAATGTGAAGAGGTATTTTTTAAAAGTTTCTTTAAACATATGAGTTCAGTCTGTATTCCTTATGTAACAGAAAACTTAAATATAAGAAAATCTAAATTTGAGCATAATGATAATACTATTGGTGCTGTCTATGTTGTACTTAATCAGTTTTTTATAGGAAATATTTTATAAGGAGATTACTGCAAATTTAAGAAATATAAGATTAAAAATTACTACAGATTACGAAAAATTGATTTATTTAAAGCTCATCTCATTAAAATCACAAAACTCGCTTTGCTCAAACAGTTGTGATTTTTAGCATTCGATGTCGCTTTATAAATCTGATTTTTCTCCATAATTTTCGTAATTTTTAATCTATATTTTTTATCTTTAAAATGCAGTAATTTTTATTTTTTGTAAAAAAATGCTAAAGAGATTTTTCTCTTTAGCATTTAATAATTAATTATCTATTGTAAGTAGCTTTGTTGAATTTAGTAATTTCCTCCATTACTTCTTCAGCAGTAGCACAGTCTAAAACTCTTTCTACTAAAGCTTCACATTCTGCTTTATCAAGAGCTAGTACATTTCTTTTAATTCTAGGTACAGAGATAGCTGACATTGAGAAAGCGTCTAGTCCCATTCCAAATAATACAGCAGTAGCGTTTTCGTCTCCAGCAAATTCTCCACACATAGAAATTGTTATATTTTCAGCGTGAGCCCCATCTATTGCACATTTAATAGCTTGAAGTACAGCTGGGTTGTAAGAGTTGTAAAGTTTAGAAATTTTTTCATTTCCTCTATCAACTGCAAGAGTATATTGAGTTAAGTCATTAGTTCCTATTGAGAAGAAGTCACATTCTTTAGCAAATGATCTAGCTCTAAATGCAACAGCTGGAGTTTCAACCATTATACCAAGTTGAACGTTTTCATCAAAAGCTATTCCTTCAGCTCTTAATTCTTCCATACATTCTTTTAATAATTCTCTAGATTTTCTAACTTCAGTAAGAGATATAATCATAGGTAACATGATTTTTACATATCCGAAAGCAGATGCTCTTAATAATGCTCTAAATTGAGTTTTTAAGATTTCAGGTCTGTCAAGGCAAACTCTTAAAGCTCTCCATCCTAAGAATGGGTTTTCTTCTTTTGGAAGTTCCATGTATGGTAAAGATTTATCTCCACCGATATCCATTGTTCTTATTGTAACAGGTTTTCCTTCTAAAGATTCTACAACAGCTTTGTAAGCTTCAAATTGTTCATCTTCACTTGGGAATCTGTCGTTATTCATAAATAAAAATTCTGTTCTGTAAAGTCCGATTCCTTGTGCTCCATTTTTAAGAACTCCGTCGATATCTTTTGGAGAACCGATGTTTGCCCAAGCTCCAACTTTTCTTCCATCACGAGATACAGCATCTTTATCTTTTAATTGTTTTAATAATTCTTTTTCAGCTAAAAACTCGTCTCTTTTTGCTGAATAAGTTTTAACTTCATCTTCAGTTGGGTTAAGTATAACAGTTCCTTCTAATGCATCAACTATTATATCTTCTCCAGATTTAACTTCTGCGTATTTATCCCCAGTTCCAACAACAGCAGGTATTTCTAAAGATCTAGCCATAATAGATGAGTGAGCAGTTTTTCCTCCTATTTCTGTAACAAAAGCTAATACGTTGTCAAGGTCTAGTTGAGCAGTATCAGATGGAGTAAGGTCTTTAGTGATTATAATAGAATCTTTTGGTAAATTTGATAAATCTAGGATAGTAGTTCCAGTAACATTGTATAACCATCTTTTTCCAATATCTTTAAGGTCAGCTGCTCTTTCTCTTAAATATGGATCTTCTAAGCAACCTAACATTTCACAGTAACCTTGGATTCCTTGTTCTAAAGCATTTTCAGCTGTTATATTTTCATCTTCGATTAATTCAACAACTTCATCAAATAAATCTTCATCTTCTAATAAAGTGATATGTCCGTCAAAAATACTTGCTTTATCTTCTCCAAGTTTTTTTGCAGTTTTCTCTCTTATTGCAAGAAGTTGTTCTTTAGAAGCATCTCTTCCAGCAAGAAGTCTTGCTTTTTCAGCTTCAGTATCTTCGATATTATCTTTATTGATAACTATCTCATTTTCTTTGTATAAAAAAATCTTCCCAATAGCAACACCAGGTGATGCAGGAATACCATTAATAACTATACTCATAAATATTTACCATCCTTAATTAATTTTTTGGAAAAAAAGAGAGGAGAATAATTTTCCCCTCTCTACTAATTAGTCTTTTAAATTAGCAAGAAGTTCAGCTAACTTTTCAATTGCTTCAGCTTCATCTTCTCCAGTAGCATAAACAGTAACTTTAGTTCCTTTTTTGATTCCTAGAGAAAGAAGTTTTAAAAGAGAAGTTCCTTTAACTTTTTTTCCTTCTTCATTTTCAACTTCAATAGCTGATTTGAAAGTTTTTGCTAAACTAACAAATTCATTTCCTGGTCTTGTATGTAACCCAGTTTCGTTTGTGATTTCAACAGTTTTAGATAACATTATTTTAACCTCCCAAATATCAAAGTAATACTTTTATTTATAAAATTTAATAAAATTATTCCTGTATTATCAACATGATATATGATAATACAGAAAATGTCAATAAAAAAACATATTTACCCTGTATTTGTCGAGAAAATAACCTGTTTAAGTTCAAAATTGTACCAAATCTAATCTTTTTTGAAATGTTTTCTTCTTTCTGCATCTGTCAAATATCTTTTTCTAAGTCTGATGAAATTAGGTGTAACTTCTACGTATTCATCATCAGAGATATAGTCAAGAGCTTGCTCAAGAGTTAATTTTCTTGGTGGTGCAAGTTTAACTGCCTCATCAGAACCAGATGCTCTTGTATTTGTAAGTTTTTTAGTTTTACAAGCATTAACTATTAAGTCGTTTTCTTTTGCGTGTTCTCCAACAACCATACCTTCATAAATATCTACTCCAGGTCCGATGAATAATTCTCCTCTTTCTTGGATAGCGTTAAGAGCATAAGCGATAGAAACTCCAGTTTCTGTAGCAATAAGAACACCTTTTTTTCTACTTGCAATAGGTCCTTTGTATGGTTCAAAATCATAGAAAGAGTGATTTAATATTCCAGAACCTTTAGTATCTGTTAAAAATTCATTTCTATATCCAATAATTCCTCTTGCAGGGATTTTAAATTCTAAACGAGTATAACCATCTTGTCCTGGAGTCATTGAAATAAGTTCTCCTTTTCTTGAACCAAGTTTTTCGATAACTATTCCAGTGAAAGAATCTTCAACGTCGATTAAAGCCATTTCAATTGGCTCATAAGTTTTTCCATCAATTTCTTTTAAGATAACTTTTGGTTTTGAAACTTGTACTTCAAATCCTTCTCTTCTCATATTTTCAAGAAGTATAGATAATTGAAGTTCTCCTCTACCTTTAACAACGAAAGCGTCTGGAGAATCAGTAGCTTCTACTTTCATACTTACGTTCTTTTGTAATTCTTTTTGAAGTCTGTCCCAAATATTTCTTGATGTAACATATTTTCCATCTTTTCCAGCAAAAGGAGAAGAGTTTACCATAAATGTCATTGAAAGAGTTGGTTCGTCAATGTCGATTAATGGTAGAGCAACTGGATTATTTATATCAGCAACAGTTTCTCCAATATCTATATTAGAAAGTCCAGCGATAGAAACGATTTCTCCACAGTATGCTTCATCAACTTCAACTTTGTTAAGTCCTTCATATCCATAGATTATAGATATTTTACTCTTAACCATACTTCCATCTCTTTTTATAAGCATAACTTCTTGATTTCTTCTCATTTTTCCGTTGTGAAGTTTTCCAACAGCAAGTTGACCAACATAGTTATCATATTCTATATTAGTGATTAAGAATTGAAGAGGTTTTTCAACATCTCCAGATGGATCGTCAACTTCACTTAAAATAGTTTCAAATAATGGAACCATATTTGTGTCAGTATCTTCTAATTCTCTTTTAGCAAATCCACCTTTTCCAGATGCATAAAGAACTGGGAAATCAAGTTGGTGTTCATTTGCATTAAGTTCGATAAATAAATCATAAACCATGTAAAGAACTTCTTCAGGTCTAGCATTTGGTTTGTCAACTTTGTTAACAACAACGATTGGTCTGTGTCCTTGTTCTAATGCTTTTTTCAAAACATATTTAGTTTGAGGCATTGGTCCTTCAAATGCGTCAACTAATAAAATTACAGAGTCAACCATTTTCATAATTCTTTGTACTTCTCCACCGAAGTCAGCATGTCCTGGAGTGTCGATTATGTTGATTTTATAATCTTTGTATTTTACAGAAGCGTTTTTAGAGAAAATTGTGATTCCTCTTTCACGTTCAATATCATTAGAGTCCATAACTCTTTCAGATACTTTTTCAAGTTCGTGAGCTCCAAAAACTCCAGCTTGTTTCAAAAGACAGTCAACAAGAGTAGTTTTACCATGGTCAACGTGGGCAATGATTGCGATATTTTTGATTTTCATAAATCTCCATCCTTATATAATAGTTTAATAATATTTATATCCTTTTAATCTTTCAGAAAC encodes:
- a CDS encoding PTS transporter subunit EIIC, giving the protein MKETNIFSKLQLLGKSLMLPIAVLPVAALLLRFGSKDMLDLAFINAAGNAVFANLSLLFAIGIADLYPVKYSI
- a CDS encoding ROK family protein, producing MNIKLDSLKKLNRGLILSSLKNNSFTRVELQKYTGLAAGTLSNIMKELVMENIILETEENSSSRGRKGTKLSINYDYKYVIGIKIKRGTMIGSLNSLDGVSLENITLNIPDKSPETIVDLIVKIYNQLKGDKSILGLGIAFPGQIDSNEGIVTFSAFYNWEKIKLRELIQKKIDCAVFIENDVRAMALSEKDFIDSDIKNMIYINIDRGVSCGIIFNNTLLLGDNFVAGQLGHSFVEDNGKICNCGKIGCLETIMTNPRMLEEYLEKTNHKFSNNEHIGFSFFVEKIEDKDEVALKILDHAIHSLAVVVGNLSNILNISTIIVGGDVTKCEEVFFKSFFKHMSSVCIPYVTENLNIRKSKFEHNDNTIGAVYVVLNQFFIGNIL
- the ptsP gene encoding phosphoenolpyruvate--protein phosphotransferase, yielding MSIVINGIPASPGVAIGKIFLYKENEIVINKDNIEDTEAEKARLLAGRDASKEQLLAIREKTAKKLGEDKASIFDGHITLLEDEDLFDEVVELIEDENITAENALEQGIQGYCEMLGCLEDPYLRERAADLKDIGKRWLYNVTGTTILDLSNLPKDSIIITKDLTPSDTAQLDLDNVLAFVTEIGGKTAHSSIMARSLEIPAVVGTGDKYAEVKSGEDIIVDALEGTVILNPTEDEVKTYSAKRDEFLAEKELLKQLKDKDAVSRDGRKVGAWANIGSPKDIDGVLKNGAQGIGLYRTEFLFMNNDRFPSEDEQFEAYKAVVESLEGKPVTIRTMDIGGDKSLPYMELPKEENPFLGWRALRVCLDRPEILKTQFRALLRASAFGYVKIMLPMIISLTEVRKSRELLKECMEELRAEGIAFDENVQLGIMVETPAVAFRARSFAKECDFFSIGTNDLTQYTLAVDRGNEKISKLYNSYNPAVLQAIKCAIDGAHAENITISMCGEFAGDENATAVLFGMGLDAFSMSAISVPRIKRNVLALDKAECEALVERVLDCATAEEVMEEITKFNKATYNR
- a CDS encoding HPr family phosphocarrier protein, coding for MLSKTVEITNETGLHTRPGNEFVSLAKTFKSAIEVENEEGKKVKGTSLLKLLSLGIKKGTKVTVYATGEDEAEAIEKLAELLANLKD
- the typA gene encoding translational GTPase TypA — protein: MKIKNIAIIAHVDHGKTTLVDCLLKQAGVFGAHELEKVSERVMDSNDIERERGITIFSKNASVKYKDYKINIIDTPGHADFGGEVQRIMKMVDSVILLVDAFEGPMPQTKYVLKKALEQGHRPIVVVNKVDKPNARPEEVLYMVYDLFIELNANEHQLDFPVLYASGKGGFAKRELEDTDTNMVPLFETILSEVDDPSGDVEKPLQFLITNIEYDNYVGQLAVGKLHNGKMRRNQEVMLIKRDGSMVKSKISIIYGYEGLNKVEVDEAYCGEIVSIAGLSNIDIGETVADINNPVALPLIDIDEPTLSMTFMVNSSPFAGKDGKYVTSRNIWDRLQKELQKNVSMKVEATDSPDAFVVKGRGELQLSILLENMRREGFEVQVSKPKVILKEIDGKTYEPIEMALIDVEDSFTGIVIEKLGSRKGELISMTPGQDGYTRLEFKIPARGIIGYRNEFLTDTKGSGILNHSFYDFEPYKGPIASRKKGVLIATETGVSIAYALNAIQERGELFIGPGVDIYEGMVVGEHAKENDLIVNACKTKKLTNTRASGSDEAVKLAPPRKLTLEQALDYISDDEYVEVTPNFIRLRKRYLTDAERRKHFKKD